The proteins below are encoded in one region of Apium graveolens cultivar Ventura chromosome 4, ASM990537v1, whole genome shotgun sequence:
- the LOC141719312 gene encoding uncharacterized protein LOC141719312, which produces MVTQTEVKPWTLYTDGASNMNGTGLGLVLKSPQEDTMVYSVYCEFKATNNEAEYEALIMGLMTAKDLDVKHIKVNCDSILIVNHINGTYDVKDIKMITYLDIVKSLSCSFESFHIQQIPREDNTQADALAGLGDQAKERFEEDLLCIVEIKALSIDVDTNQDEWLRVYENYFQHGTQLDNSNEARVLRMRASRFTMLDGVLFKKSASGVLQRFLRKSETDVVLRDLHKGECGNHANGRNLSLKLLRWDIIGQ; this is translated from the exons ATGGTGACACAGACTGAAGTCAAGCCATGGACATTATATACTGATGGGGCATCTAATATGAATGGAACGGGACTGGGCTTAGTACTAAAATCGCCACAGGAGGACACAATGGTATATTCAGTATATTGTGAATTCAAAGCCACCAACAACGAGGCCGAGTATGAGGCTTTGATAATGGGGCTGATGACCGCTAAAGATTTGGATGTAAAGCATATCAAAGTCAACTGCGACTCAATCCTAATTGTCAACCACATCAATGGGACGTATGACGTAAAAGACATCAAGATGATCACATACCTTGACATTGTCAAAAGTCTGTCATGCTCCTTTGAATCTTTTCATATACAGCAAATCCCCAGAGAAGACAACACACAAGCAGACGCGCTTGCCGGACTAGGTGAT CAAGCCAAAGAGAGATTTGAAGAAGATTTGCTTTGTATAGTCGAAATAAAGGCACTCTCCATAGACGTTGACACGAACCAAGACGAATGGCTGAGAGTATACGAGAACTATTTCCAACACGGCACTCAGCTTGACAACAGTAATGAGGCCAGAGTACTTAGGATGAGAGCATCTCGTTTCACAATGTTGGATGGAGTATTATTCAAAAAATCAGCTTCAGGAGTTTTGCAGAGGTTTCTAAGGAAGTCTGAGACTGATGTAGTATTGAGAGACCTCCATAAAGGCGAATGTGGAAACCATGCCAACGGGAGGAACTTGTCCTTGAAGCTGCTACGCTGGGATATTATAGGCCAATAA
- the LOC141720571 gene encoding uncharacterized protein LOC141720571 — protein sequence MSSGRCYAKESKPPTIKPLIISSKELFAKRTRQEKSMDTDSSKAPLTFSPSGSPLAKKVKIDPSVSAAKSDSFMPLAAQGYYMSATPSAFAHLLSDMLLPQSIEALSAKPAGSILDETMGYAFIQSPIFPFNHIFALPHTYVV from the exons ATGAGCTCAGGACGTTGCTATGCCAAAG AATCTAAGCCTCCCACCATCAAACCTCTGATAATCTCCAGCAAGGAGTTGTTTGCTAAGAGAACTCGTCAGGAAAAGTCTATGGATACTGACTCCTCCAAAGCCCCTCTGACCTTTAGCCCCTCTGGTAGCCCCCTTGCCAAGAAGGTTAAGATCGATCCTTCCGTTAGTGCTGCCAAATCAGACTCCTTCATGCCACTTGCTGCTCAAGGCTATTATATGAGCGCCACACCATCTGCTTTTGCTCATTTGTTGAGTGATATGCTTCTTCCCCAGTCAATAGAGGCCTTGTCCGCCAAGCCTGCTGGATCCATTCTAGATGAAACTATGGGCTATGCCTTCATACAATCTCCTATCTTtccttttaatcatatttttGCTTTGCCCCATACTTATGTTGTATAA